A stretch of the Candidatus Goldiibacteriota bacterium genome encodes the following:
- a CDS encoding chemotaxis protein CheD: MGELHTGQSGDILTAYGIGSCIVVVCFDAEKPMAGMLHAMLPEKAGKGTDKNRYADTGIENLVKAMIDMGAGIKEMRAKIFGGARMFEIGNQEESIGSRNVRKAKAILEKKGIPILGEDTGNNYGRTIEYFVTEKKAKVKSFGRDIKIV; the protein is encoded by the coding sequence ATGGGAGAGCTGCACACCGGACAAAGCGGTGATATATTAACCGCGTACGGAATAGGTTCCTGTATTGTGGTGGTGTGTTTTGACGCTGAAAAACCGATGGCAGGAATGCTTCACGCAATGCTTCCGGAAAAGGCAGGAAAAGGTACGGACAAAAACAGATATGCCGATACGGGGATTGAAAATCTTGTTAAGGCAATGATAGATATGGGAGCGGGCATAAAAGAGATGCGCGCCAAGATTTTTGGCGGAGCCAGGATGTTTGAAATAGGAAATCAGGAAGAATCCATAGGCAGCAGAAACGTTAGAAAGGCAAAAGCAATTCTTGAAAAAAAAGGAATCCCGATACTGGGAGAAGACACCGGAAACAATTACGGCAGGACAATAGAGTATTTTGTAACGGAAAAAAAAGCAAAAGTAAAAAGCTTCGGCAGGGATATTAAAATAGTGTGA
- a CDS encoding protein-glutamate O-methyltransferase CheR, translating into MDEITAYLKIKEKIHADRGLDVSQYKENYLKRRFAVRMRALGARLYADYLNVLERDSREMSVLLDKLTINVTEFFRDPEVFTVFENEILPKMFEESKKIKVWSAGCSSGEEPYSIAVSIEETMERLGVKGVDYEIHATDIDDAILFRAVEGRYEGHTLDNVAANRKAKYFIKDGNYFRIKDSIKKKVKFIRANLMKPYLKEQFDFVFCRNVIIYFSRELQKSVLLFFHEALKKNGVFFMGKTETMLLEYRDKFKCINIKERIFTKLEDGKEE; encoded by the coding sequence ATGGATGAGATTACCGCGTACCTTAAAATAAAGGAAAAGATACACGCTGACCGCGGCCTGGACGTCAGCCAGTATAAGGAAAATTATTTAAAAAGAAGGTTCGCGGTAAGGATGCGCGCGCTTGGGGCAAGGCTTTACGCTGATTATCTTAATGTGCTTGAAAGAGACAGCAGGGAAATGTCGGTGCTGCTGGACAAACTTACCATAAATGTCACCGAATTTTTCAGGGATCCGGAAGTGTTCACGGTATTTGAAAATGAAATTCTGCCGAAGATGTTTGAAGAAAGTAAAAAAATAAAAGTTTGGAGCGCCGGCTGCAGTTCCGGTGAAGAGCCGTATTCAATAGCTGTTTCAATTGAAGAAACAATGGAAAGGCTGGGCGTAAAGGGTGTTGATTACGAGATTCACGCCACTGATATTGATGATGCAATCCTGTTCAGGGCTGTTGAAGGCAGATATGAAGGGCACACGCTTGATAATGTGGCCGCCAACAGGAAAGCAAAGTATTTTATAAAGGACGGCAATTACTTCAGGATTAAGGATTCAATAAAAAAGAAGGTAAAGTTTATCAGGGCTAACCTGATGAAACCATATTTAAAAGAGCAGTTTGACTTTGTTTTCTGCAGAAATGTGATAATATACTTTTCAAGGGAGCTGCAGAAAAGTGTGCTGCTGTTTTTTCATGAAGCGCTTAAAAAAAACGGAGTTTTTTTTATGGGAAAGACAGAGACCATGCTTCTGGAATACCGCGATAAGTTTAAGTGCATTAACATAAAAGAACGCATTTTTACAAAGCTGGAAGACGGAAAGGAAGAATAG
- a CDS encoding chemotaxis protein CheC, with translation MAIKLSDFHKDALREMGNIGAGNAATALSQLLGKDVSLSVPKVLMVPVDKMVDRIESKNEIVAAVYLKIFGDITGRALMIFPQNKVFLIVDLLMRRPLGTTKEFGENEQSALKEIGNILISSYMNAIAKLMGLNSVPSVPALAVDMVEAVFQTVSAEIAETGSEALLIETDMVEETAKIQATVFLIPDEESMRKILKALDNTASGA, from the coding sequence ATGGCCATTAAACTGAGCGATTTTCATAAAGACGCCCTTCGTGAAATGGGAAACATAGGTGCCGGCAACGCGGCCACCGCGCTTTCACAGCTTTTAGGAAAAGATGTTTCATTAAGTGTGCCCAAAGTGTTAATGGTTCCTGTTGATAAAATGGTGGACCGGATAGAATCAAAAAATGAAATTGTTGCCGCTGTTTATCTGAAAATTTTCGGGGATATTACAGGCAGGGCGCTTATGATTTTTCCGCAGAACAAGGTATTCTTAATTGTTGACCTTCTGATGAGGCGCCCCCTTGGCACCACAAAAGAGTTTGGGGAAAATGAACAGTCCGCTTTAAAAGAGATAGGAAATATTCTTATTTCGTCATATATGAATGCCATTGCAAAATTAATGGGGTTAAATTCAGTGCCTTCGGTGCCCGCGCTGGCCGTTGATATGGTGGAAGCGGTCTTTCAGACTGTTTCCGCGGAAATTGCGGAAACAGGTTCAGAGGCGCTTTTGATAGAAACTGATATGGTGGAAGAGACCGCGAAAATACAGGCGACTGTTTTTTTAATACCTGATGAAGAATCCATGAGAAAAATATTAAAGGCGCTTGATAATACGGCAAGCGGCGCCTGA
- a CDS encoding tetratricopeptide repeat protein, whose translation MEEKNDNSKQEKKEDAVSLNNLGVYYYSKGMYQEAIENFKKAIEMNPTYTQAQENLKSVNKQTGIYDRAILAYRKALQFYAGDPEAYYNLGNALSYTGDYQESLKLLNRALELNPEHLLARNLMGIIYKNTGEYDKAEAVFKKALEQYPNYSEIRNNLGETLYKRGMYEEAENELKKAIQINKEYALAYYNLSFVYGELGRDEEAQMCYNRAIELNPSFVQSNKSLVIEHYDEKSQKREKFVESMKEDRKEEAYYNLARVNKMKGYIDDAIREIKKAISHNGSNPLYYNFFGELLIKKHLLSDAIEVFKQTLKIDPALVDAKVNIAVAYREMGDYAKALAVLDAVEEENPEFRRIELERAVIFIKQDLLEDAVKKLTAHLVKEPYDNEARYYLGTCYYKQKRYDEAVTEFRNALEMQPHYMRKPEVNLYLGLVLTDKGRNEEAVIEYQKVISMQPSNAVAYNSMGVSYKNMGDLEKAIEYYKKAAEIDPKYFKAYNNLGVAFYKKNFFIEAQKYFEKALEIEPGYEVARKNLESAKKKDIVFKETISKLSEKAATEEKNPIIHSDLAGAYRNTGHLREAIVEYKKVLDLQPDNRDAIINLGSVYYETAKYDEAIKCFISAVSGSSKDPAAHMKLAMAYQKKEWWDEADIEFHKTIEIDPKMSEAYFRLGEVFRNKSWWDEAIEMWKKYIELNPDSEFATQSQENIRMVEIWRKELMLSPSAGRKKIIK comes from the coding sequence GTGGAAGAAAAAAACGATAATTCAAAACAGGAAAAAAAAGAAGACGCCGTATCTTTAAATAATCTTGGAGTGTATTATTATTCCAAGGGAATGTATCAGGAAGCTATAGAAAATTTTAAGAAAGCAATTGAAATGAATCCCACCTACACCCAGGCCCAGGAAAATCTGAAATCCGTAAATAAACAGACTGGTATATATGACCGGGCAATCCTGGCATACCGGAAAGCGCTTCAGTTTTACGCGGGTGACCCGGAAGCCTATTATAACCTTGGCAACGCGTTAAGTTATACGGGGGATTATCAGGAGAGCCTTAAACTTTTAAACCGGGCGCTGGAATTAAATCCGGAACACCTGCTTGCCAGAAACCTTATGGGGATAATTTATAAAAATACAGGCGAATATGACAAAGCCGAAGCTGTCTTTAAAAAAGCGCTGGAACAGTATCCTAATTACTCGGAAATAAGGAATAATCTTGGCGAAACGCTTTATAAAAGGGGCATGTATGAAGAGGCGGAAAATGAACTGAAGAAAGCCATTCAGATAAACAAAGAATACGCCCTTGCGTATTATAATTTAAGTTTTGTGTACGGCGAACTTGGCAGGGATGAAGAAGCGCAGATGTGTTATAACAGGGCTATTGAACTTAACCCTTCATTTGTCCAGTCCAACAAAAGCCTGGTAATAGAGCATTATGATGAGAAATCACAGAAACGCGAAAAATTTGTGGAATCTATGAAAGAAGACAGAAAAGAAGAGGCTTATTACAACCTTGCTCGCGTAAATAAAATGAAAGGCTATATTGACGACGCGATAAGGGAGATTAAGAAAGCCATTTCACATAATGGAAGCAACCCTTTATACTATAATTTTTTTGGAGAGCTTTTGATTAAAAAGCACCTTTTAAGTGATGCTATAGAGGTGTTTAAACAGACGCTGAAAATAGACCCGGCGCTTGTTGATGCTAAGGTTAATATTGCTGTGGCGTACAGGGAGATGGGAGATTATGCCAAAGCCCTTGCCGTTCTGGACGCGGTGGAAGAGGAAAACCCGGAATTCAGAAGGATAGAACTTGAAAGGGCCGTGATATTTATAAAGCAGGACCTTCTTGAAGACGCGGTAAAAAAGCTTACCGCCCACCTTGTAAAAGAGCCGTATGACAATGAAGCCCGCTATTATCTTGGCACATGTTATTATAAACAGAAAAGGTATGATGAGGCGGTAACGGAATTCAGAAACGCCCTTGAAATGCAGCCGCATTACATGAGAAAACCGGAAGTGAATTTATACCTTGGGCTGGTTTTGACGGATAAAGGAAGAAATGAAGAGGCTGTGATTGAATATCAGAAAGTAATTTCCATGCAGCCGTCAAACGCGGTGGCTTATAACAGTATGGGCGTGTCTTACAAGAATATGGGCGATCTGGAAAAAGCGATAGAATATTATAAAAAAGCCGCCGAGATAGATCCAAAATACTTTAAAGCGTATAACAATCTGGGAGTGGCCTTTTATAAAAAGAATTTTTTCATAGAAGCGCAGAAGTATTTTGAAAAAGCCCTTGAAATAGAGCCGGGGTATGAAGTTGCCAGGAAAAACCTTGAATCCGCCAAAAAGAAGGACATTGTATTTAAGGAAACCATATCAAAATTAAGTGAAAAAGCGGCAACGGAAGAAAAAAACCCCATTATTCACAGCGATTTAGCAGGCGCGTATAGAAATACTGGACATTTGCGGGAGGCTATTGTAGAATATAAAAAAGTGCTTGATTTACAGCCTGATAACAGGGATGCCATTATAAATTTAGGGTCTGTTTATTATGAGACCGCCAAATATGATGAGGCCATAAAATGTTTTATTTCCGCCGTGTCCGGCAGCAGCAAAGACCCGGCGGCGCATATGAAGCTTGCTATGGCATATCAGAAGAAAGAATGGTGGGACGAGGCGGATATTGAATTCCACAAAACGATTGAAATTGACCCCAAAATGTCAGAGGCATATTTCAGGCTTGGGGAAGTTTTTCGCAATAAAAGCTGGTGGGATGAAGCCATTGAAATGTGGAAAAAATATATAGAATTGAATCCGGACAGCGAATTTGCCACACAGTCGCAGGAAAACATCCGAATGGTGGAAATATGGCGTAAAGAACTTATGCTTTCGCCTTCTGCCGGAAGAAAAAAGATTATTAAATGA
- the hcp gene encoding hydroxylamine reductase: MYCNQCQETAKNTACTAKGVCGKNDSTSNLQDLLIFLLQGISYYAEKTGNKDRKYGLFLCQALFATITNANFDDDKIESLIRKALVLRGELKIKSGAAADAPDCAVWEGSTKEEFAQKALLTGVLSYSSNEDARSLKSLMVYGLKGIAAYADHAAVLGYYDDEVFAFIVKALASIPKDLGADELTALVLATGEAAVKAMAVLDKANTETYGKPEITKVNIGVRNNPGILISGHDLKDMAELLTQTEGTGVDIYTHSEMLPANYYPAFKKYKHFAGNYGGSWWHQNKEFDTFNGPIIMTTNCIVPVKDSYKDRIFTTGMAGYPGVKHIADREDGKAKDFSAVIELAKKCPPPVELEKGEIIGGFAHDQILALADKVVDAIKSGAIKRFVVMGGCDGRQPGRSYFTEVAENLPKDTVILTAGCAKYRYNKLQLGDIGGIPRVLDAGQCNDSYSLAVVALKLKEVFGLKDINELPISFDIAWYEQKAVAVLLALLFLGVKGIRLGPTLPAFLSAGVAKVLVENFNIKATGEVKADIEAMMSGK, from the coding sequence ATGTACTGCAATCAGTGTCAGGAAACAGCTAAGAACACAGCCTGTACTGCTAAGGGGGTATGCGGAAAGAACGACAGCACTTCAAACCTTCAGGATCTTCTGATATTTCTTCTGCAGGGAATATCGTATTACGCGGAAAAAACAGGCAATAAAGATAGAAAATACGGGTTATTTTTGTGTCAGGCGTTGTTTGCCACAATCACAAACGCGAATTTTGACGATGATAAAATAGAGAGCCTTATCAGAAAGGCTCTTGTATTAAGGGGCGAGTTAAAAATCAAATCCGGTGCTGCGGCTGACGCGCCTGACTGCGCGGTGTGGGAAGGTTCAACAAAGGAAGAATTCGCACAAAAAGCCCTTTTAACAGGCGTGTTAAGTTACAGTTCAAATGAAGACGCAAGGTCTTTAAAATCGCTGATGGTTTACGGGCTTAAAGGTATTGCCGCTTACGCTGACCACGCCGCAGTGCTTGGTTATTATGATGATGAAGTGTTTGCGTTTATCGTAAAGGCGCTTGCGTCAATTCCCAAAGACCTTGGCGCGGACGAACTTACGGCGCTTGTACTTGCAACCGGGGAAGCGGCGGTAAAAGCAATGGCGGTTCTTGATAAGGCCAATACAGAAACATACGGCAAACCTGAAATTACAAAAGTTAATATAGGCGTAAGAAATAATCCGGGTATTCTTATTTCCGGCCACGATTTAAAAGATATGGCGGAACTTTTAACTCAGACTGAAGGCACCGGAGTGGATATTTACACTCACAGCGAAATGCTTCCTGCAAATTATTACCCTGCTTTTAAAAAATACAAACATTTTGCCGGTAATTACGGCGGATCGTGGTGGCATCAGAATAAAGAGTTTGATACCTTTAACGGGCCGATAATAATGACAACCAACTGCATTGTACCTGTTAAGGATTCATACAAAGACAGGATATTTACCACGGGAATGGCCGGATATCCGGGCGTAAAACATATTGCAGACAGGGAAGATGGAAAGGCAAAGGATTTTTCCGCTGTTATTGAACTTGCAAAAAAATGCCCGCCGCCTGTTGAGCTTGAAAAAGGTGAAATTATAGGCGGTTTTGCGCACGATCAGATACTTGCCCTTGCCGATAAAGTGGTGGATGCCATAAAAAGCGGTGCGATTAAAAGGTTTGTGGTAATGGGCGGATGCGATGGAAGGCAGCCCGGCAGAAGTTATTTTACAGAAGTGGCGGAAAACCTTCCGAAAGACACTGTGATTTTAACGGCCGGGTGTGCCAAGTACAGGTATAACAAACTTCAGCTTGGAGACATAGGCGGCATACCGCGCGTGCTTGACGCGGGACAGTGTAATGATTCCTATTCGCTTGCAGTTGTGGCGCTTAAACTGAAAGAAGTTTTTGGTTTAAAAGACATAAATGAGCTGCCGATATCTTTTGACATTGCATGGTATGAACAAAAGGCCGTGGCAGTACTTCTTGCTCTTCTGTTTTTGGGCGTTAAAGGAATAAGGCTTGGCCCCACATTACCCGCGTTTTTATCTGCCGGCGTGGCAAAGGTTCTTGTTGAAAACTTTAATATTAAAGCAACCGGAGAAGTGAAAGCCGATATAGAAGCTATGATGTCAGGAAAATAG
- a CDS encoding tetratricopeptide repeat protein — protein sequence MQTVQDHINLGLAFTVSKNFGQAISEFERALSINPDDAEVHSHLANALVFKGDFEKGVQEYEKALKLNPMNISALMRLGKLHANMGKHEKALEEYKKAIEIKPKDLELKHALGDLYLKMDNYEEALKIYRDILDLKPDYSEVRFKTGYIYEAQKKHIEAAAEYERVLKANPKSSGINSMLGNVFRELKDYSKVIEYYEKAIKLNPAETGVAYNLGILYYNQGKFEQALKELQRAKNSIMTSEICLLVGEIYGKLGKKKEAIEEYKKVAEMGAADAEVHKALGFIYMEEGQQDDAIIEYKKALDKKGDDVTILENIGNIYYKKVMYKEAKEYFSKSIEKGRENGDIYYKMGNMSLKEGKAEDAKKHWKKSLELNPENEIVKKNLKLLGG from the coding sequence ATGCAGACGGTACAGGACCATATAAACCTTGGCCTTGCCTTTACGGTAAGCAAGAATTTTGGGCAGGCTATTTCAGAGTTTGAAAGGGCGCTTTCAATTAATCCTGATGACGCGGAAGTGCATTCTCATCTTGCCAACGCGCTTGTTTTTAAAGGCGATTTTGAAAAAGGCGTGCAGGAATATGAAAAGGCTCTTAAACTTAACCCTATGAACATAAGCGCGCTTATGCGCCTTGGCAAACTGCACGCGAATATGGGTAAACATGAAAAAGCGCTTGAAGAATACAAAAAAGCGATTGAGATAAAGCCCAAAGACCTGGAATTAAAACACGCTCTTGGCGATCTTTACCTTAAAATGGATAATTATGAAGAAGCGCTTAAGATATACAGGGACATTCTGGATTTAAAACCCGATTACAGCGAAGTCAGGTTCAAAACAGGGTATATTTATGAAGCGCAGAAGAAACACATCGAAGCCGCCGCGGAATATGAAAGGGTGCTTAAAGCCAACCCTAAAAGTTCCGGGATAAATTCAATGCTGGGCAACGTGTTCAGGGAGCTTAAAGATTATTCCAAAGTAATAGAATATTATGAAAAAGCCATTAAACTGAATCCCGCTGAAACAGGAGTGGCATATAACCTTGGAATTTTATATTACAATCAGGGTAAGTTTGAGCAGGCGTTAAAAGAACTACAGCGCGCGAAAAATTCCATAATGACCTCCGAAATTTGCCTTCTTGTCGGGGAAATTTACGGGAAACTTGGGAAAAAGAAAGAGGCCATAGAAGAATACAAAAAAGTTGCTGAAATGGGAGCCGCAGACGCAGAGGTTCACAAGGCGCTTGGATTTATCTACATGGAAGAGGGACAGCAGGACGATGCTATCATTGAATATAAAAAAGCTCTGGATAAAAAAGGCGATGATGTAACCATTCTTGAAAATATAGGGAATATTTATTATAAAAAAGTTATGTATAAAGAGGCAAAGGAATATTTTTCAAAGTCAATTGAAAAGGGGCGTGAAAACGGGGATATTTATTACAAAATGGGAAATATGTCCCTTAAAGAAGGCAAAGCTGAAGACGCAAAAAAACACTGGAAAAAATCGCTGGAACTTAACCCGGAAAACGAGATAGTAAAAAAGAATTTAAAACTGCTGGGCGGTTAG
- a CDS encoding HD-GYP domain-containing protein translates to MKQDGIFSLQVLAGFLAFILALNPLALETKWVFALICGLVVLLSYVKSWVNGLFISLFSVFIFYSMNGLKAAELFFYIVSLAALCVLADFSGKIRKKPETKSSDDDEKEFVNKVVNSLMLAHDMLREIKADTNSLSVRKVLSRNIESIMGIKHMFVYSTEPKKDGVLTSVFSHGDMHGQIKDEIEPEKINDLMLKNISADSTGFISAAAGLNAVIVPVFDENKLREITVAVREKPFREIDIYILEFFSEQVFIIMEKHALISKLKGNYEKIIQALAIAIDTKDHETHGHSMATMTYAIKLAEKLGLPETEKEKIRYASLLHDIGKINISSSILNKPSSLTKEEFGVIMQHPKEGVDILNKLDIFDEILPIILYHHEHFDGKGYPSNLKGEEIPLGARICSIADAYSVMRSDRPYRKALTQEAAVSELKKCSGTQFDSRLVGKFLEIINEENGGAGGIQLN, encoded by the coding sequence ATGAAACAGGACGGTATTTTTTCTTTACAGGTTCTGGCCGGATTTTTAGCGTTTATTCTCGCGCTTAATCCCCTGGCACTTGAAACTAAATGGGTTTTTGCCCTGATATGCGGCCTGGTGGTTCTGTTATCATATGTTAAGTCATGGGTCAACGGCCTCTTTATATCGCTGTTTTCTGTCTTTATTTTTTATTCCATGAACGGTTTAAAGGCGGCGGAATTATTTTTTTATATTGTTTCGCTTGCCGCCCTCTGTGTGCTTGCGGATTTTTCGGGTAAAATAAGAAAAAAACCTGAAACAAAAAGTTCTGACGACGACGAAAAAGAATTTGTAAATAAAGTGGTTAATTCCCTTATGCTTGCGCATGATATGCTGCGCGAGATTAAAGCGGACACTAATTCTCTTTCTGTAAGAAAAGTGCTTTCAAGGAATATAGAGTCTATAATGGGAATTAAACATATGTTTGTGTATTCAACAGAACCAAAAAAGGACGGGGTGCTTACCTCTGTTTTTTCCCACGGGGACATGCACGGCCAGATAAAAGATGAAATAGAGCCGGAAAAAATAAATGACCTTATGTTAAAAAATATCAGCGCCGATTCCACGGGTTTTATTTCTGCGGCGGCCGGCCTTAATGCGGTTATTGTACCGGTCTTTGACGAAAACAAACTGCGTGAAATAACGGTGGCGGTGCGAGAAAAGCCCTTCAGGGAAATTGACATTTATATACTTGAATTTTTCAGCGAGCAGGTCTTTATAATTATGGAAAAACACGCCCTTATTTCCAAACTTAAAGGCAATTATGAAAAAATAATACAGGCGCTGGCTATTGCAATAGACACAAAAGACCATGAAACACACGGGCATTCTATGGCCACGATGACCTACGCGATAAAACTTGCGGAAAAACTTGGGCTGCCGGAAACTGAAAAAGAAAAAATACGGTATGCCTCGCTTCTGCACGATATAGGAAAAATAAATATAAGCAGCAGTATTCTTAATAAACCGTCTTCGCTTACCAAGGAGGAATTCGGGGTAATAATGCAGCATCCCAAGGAAGGCGTTGATATTTTAAATAAACTGGATATATTTGATGAGATTCTTCCTATTATTCTCTATCATCACGAGCATTTTGACGGTAAAGGGTATCCTTCAAACCTTAAAGGAGAGGAAATTCCGCTTGGAGCCAGAATATGTTCCATAGCGGATGCTTATTCCGTAATGCGTTCTGACAGGCCTTACAGAAAAGCCCTTACACAAGAAGCGGCAGTCAGCGAGCTGAAAAAATGTTCCGGAACGCAGTTTGATTCAAGGCTTGTGGGTAAGTTTCTTGAAATAATAAATGAAGAAAACGGCGGCGCCGGCGGGATTCAGCTGAACTGA
- a CDS encoding response regulator: protein MAKRVLIADDAAFMRMMLKNILTEGGYEVVGEAGNGREAVELYRKLLPDMLISDMVMPEMGGIDTLREIIKDFPNANVLICSAIGQQALVIEAIQAGAKDYIVKPFDQSNVLETVGKILGA from the coding sequence ATGGCAAAAAGAGTATTAATAGCCGATGACGCGGCGTTTATGAGAATGATGCTTAAGAATATACTTACCGAGGGCGGGTATGAAGTTGTGGGCGAAGCCGGCAACGGGCGCGAAGCCGTTGAACTTTACAGAAAACTTCTGCCTGATATGCTTATTTCCGACATGGTTATGCCGGAAATGGGAGGAATAGACACGTTAAGGGAGATAATAAAAGATTTTCCCAATGCCAATGTGCTTATCTGCAGCGCCATAGGGCAGCAGGCTCTTGTAATTGAAGCCATTCAGGCGGGGGCAAAGGATTATATCGTAAAACCGTTTGATCAGTCAAACGTGCTTGAAACCGTGGGAAAGATATTGGGTGCTTAA
- a CDS encoding P-II family nitrogen regulator, with protein sequence MKKITVIIAPSKFEALRKRMIETGVCGLTVTSAEGFGVQKSKLEKMKDRDIAVEFLPKSKIEMVVKDAEAETVIKEIIDCTRTGRIGDGKIFISEITDVLRIRTGERKEDAL encoded by the coding sequence ATGAAAAAAATAACCGTAATTATAGCACCTTCAAAGTTTGAAGCTTTAAGAAAGCGCATGATAGAAACCGGTGTGTGCGGGCTTACTGTAACCTCCGCTGAAGGTTTTGGGGTGCAGAAAAGCAAGCTTGAAAAGATGAAGGACAGGGACATTGCGGTGGAATTTCTGCCCAAGTCAAAAATTGAAATGGTGGTTAAAGACGCCGAAGCGGAAACTGTGATAAAAGAGATAATTGACTGCACCAGGACGGGCAGGATAGGCGACGGGAAAATTTTTATTTCTGAAATAACGGATGTTTTAAGGATAAGGACGGGCGAAAGAAAAGAAGATGCCCTTTGA
- a CDS encoding chemotaxis protein CheW, translating to METIKKQDKSLGTLLLQAEYITKEQLDEALREQASTGEHLGKILVKNGIIKEQQIMEMLKGILVVVFQVREELYALEVVFSKEIIKPKKIIPVPGVPSYILGLMGIREDVVPVISLSMKIFGKQSPIDENSRVIIVEVKEEKIGLLADGVYSVRNFEASDFENASKHNFDSDKKYIAGIIRDKDRIVTLLKPEAFAEKDNKP from the coding sequence ATGGAAACAATAAAAAAACAGGATAAAAGCCTGGGAACACTGCTTTTGCAGGCGGAATATATTACAAAAGAGCAGCTTGATGAAGCCCTGCGGGAACAGGCTTCCACAGGCGAGCATCTGGGAAAAATCCTGGTAAAAAACGGCATAATCAAAGAACAGCAGATTATGGAAATGCTTAAGGGTATTCTTGTCGTAGTGTTTCAGGTACGCGAAGAACTTTATGCCCTTGAAGTGGTTTTTTCCAAGGAAATTATAAAACCAAAAAAAATAATACCTGTTCCGGGCGTGCCTTCATATATCCTTGGGCTTATGGGGATAAGGGAAGATGTGGTGCCGGTAATCAGTTTATCGATGAAAATCTTCGGAAAACAAAGCCCTATTGATGAAAATTCAAGGGTTATTATCGTGGAAGTAAAAGAAGAAAAAATAGGGCTTCTTGCGGATGGTGTTTATTCGGTGCGTAACTTTGAAGCGTCTGATTTTGAAAATGCTTCAAAACATAATTTTGATTCTGATAAAAAATACATAGCGGGGATTATAAGGGACAAAGACAGGATAGTGACGCTTTTAAAACCGGAAGCTTTCGCTGAAAAGGATAATAAACCATAG